A portion of the Prinia subflava isolate CZ2003 ecotype Zambia chromosome 35, Cam_Psub_1.2, whole genome shotgun sequence genome contains these proteins:
- the ARNT gene encoding aryl hydrocarbon receptor nuclear translocator isoform X2 codes for MAATAASAEMASDVSSLGAAVGAGSSGSGAQAGGAPRPSKRRPGLDFDDDGEGNSKFLRCDDDPMPNDKERFARENHSEIERRRRNKMTAYITELSDMVPTCSALARKPDKLTILRMAVSHMKSLRGTGNTSTDGTYKPSFLTDQELKHLILEAADGFLFIVSCETGRVVYVSDSVTPVLNQPQSEWFGSTLYEQVHPDDVGKLREQLSTSENALTEGTKPWGLSTKDAAAPPESASKGRILDLKTGTVKKEGQQSMRMCMGSRRSFICRMRCGNSSVDPVAVNRLSFMRNRCRNGLGAAKDGEPHYVVVHCTGYIKAWPPAGVSLPDDDPDAGQGSKFCLVAIGRLQVTSSPNCTDMNNVCQPTEFISRHNTEGIFTFIDHRCVATVGYQPQELLGKDIVDFCHPEDQQLLRDSFQQVVKLKGQVLSVMFRFRSKSREWLWMRTSSFTFQNPYSDEIEYIICTNTNVKNSSQESRPALANSMPRPQLGQSVSLPLDMGTAPLPSRQQQPPQAELEVGPGRESLAGYEHSQVQPVSAAGPEHSKALDKAEGLFSQERDPRFGEIFPGLSTDQSKAIPASTMPANPPLFAQGNTFTAARPAENFRSSSMVPAVNIIPQQQPSPSGRILSQISRHSTPAQVSGTTWAAGTRPVFTPQQVASQAVKTRPPSFGMGTFQGTPSSFGSMAAPGSTASPTTVPYPALASRGTGFGATEAAQTPAPFQPRADAVGMWPQWQGQHHGPGSGEQHVQQPQPSQPEVFPDMLTMLGDQGPNYNNEEFPELNIFPSFSE; via the exons ggagaaCCACAGCGAGATCGAGCGCAGGAGGAGGAACAAGATGACGGCGTACATCACGGAGCTGTCGGACATGGTGCCCACGTGCAGCGCCCTGGCGCGCAAGCCGGACAAGCTGACCATCCTGCGCATGGCCGTGTCACACATGAAGTCCCTGCGGGGCACTGGCAACACCTCCACAGATGGCACCTACAAACCCTCCTTCCTCACCGACCAG gagctgaagcaCCTGATCCTGGAGGCTGCTGACGGGTTCCTGTTCATCGTGTCCTGCGAGACGGGGCGCGTGGTCTACGTGTCGGACTCGGTGACGCCGGTGCTGAACCAGCCGCAGTCCGAGTGGTTCGGCAGCACCCTGTACGAGCAGGTGCACCCCGACGACGTGGGCAAGCTGCGGGAGCAGCTCTCCACCTCCGAGAACGCCCTCACAG AGGGAACCAAGCCCTGGGGCCTTTCTACCAAGGATGCTGCAGCCCCCCCCGAGAGTGCATCTAAAG GTCGTATCCTTGATTTGAAGACGGGGACTGTGAAGAAGGAAGGGCAGCAGTCCATGAGGATGTGCATGGGCTCCCGGAGATCGTTCATCTGCCGAATGAG GTGTGGCAACAGCTCTGTGGATCCAGTCGCTGTCAATCGTCTCAGCTTCATGAGGAACCGCTGCAg GAATGGTTTAGGTGCAGCCAAGGATGGTGAACCTCACTACGTGGTCGTGCACTGCACGGGCTACATCAAAGCCTGGCCCCCAGCAG GTGTTTCCCTGCCTGACGATGACCCCGACGCTGGCCAGGGCAGCAAGTTTTGCCTCGTGGCCATTGGCAGGCTCCAG gTGACCAGCTCCCCCAACTGCACAGACATGAACAATGTCTGCCAGCCCACAGAATTCATCTCCAGACACAACACCGAGGGGATTTTCACCTTCATCGACCACCGGTGCGTGGCCACCGTGGGCTACCAGCCCCAG GAGCTTTTGGGGAAAGACATTGTGGATTTCTGCCATCCAGAAGACCAACAGCTTTTACGGGACAGTTTTCAACAG gtGGTGAAGTTGAAGGGCCAGGTCCTGTCAGTCATGTTCCGCTTCCGCTCCAAGAGCCGGGAGTGGCTGTGGATGAGAACCAGCTCGTTCACCTTCCAGAACCCCTACTCGGATGAGATCGAGTACATCATCTGCACCAACACCAACGTCAA GAACTCGAGCCAGGAGTCCCGGCCTGCCCTGGCAAACTCCATGCCAAGGCCTCAGCTGGGGCAGAGCGTCAGCCTTCCCCTGGACatgggcacggccccgctgccctccaG gcagcagcagccaccccaggcagagctggaagtgGGCCCAGGAAGGGAGAGCTTGGCTGGCTACGAGCACTCCCAG GTGCAGCCCGTGAGCGCCGCCGGCCCCGAGCACAGCAAGGCCCTGGACAAGGCCGAGGGCCTCTTCAGCCAGGAGCGGGACCCGCGCTTCGGGGAGATCTTCCCTGGCCTCAGCACAG ACCAGAGCAAAGCCATCCCTGCCAGCACCATGCCGGCCAACCCGCCCCTCTTCGCCCAGGGAAACACCTTCACTGCTGCACGGCCCGCTGAGAACTTCAG gagcagcagcatggTCCCTGCAGTGAACATCATCCCGCAGCAGCAGCCCTCGCCCTCCGGCCGGATCCTCTCGCAGATCTCCCGCCACTCCACGCCAGCTCAGGTCAGCGGGACcacctgggctgcagggacacggcCGGTGTTCACACCCCAG CAAGTGGCATCGCAGGCAGTGAAGACGCGGCCGCCCTCCTTTGGCATGGGCACATTCCAGGGCACGCCGTCCTCCTTCGGCTCCATGGCAGCGCCGGGATCGACGGCGTCTCCCACCACGGTGCCGTACCCGGCGCTGGCCAGCCGCGGCACCGGCTTCG GAGCCACGGAGGCAGCGCAGACCCCGGCCCCGTTCCAGCCCCGCGCCGACGCCGTGGGAATGTGGCCCCAGTGGCAGGGCCAGCACCACGGGCCAGGATCCGGGGAGCAGCAcgtgcagcagccccagcccagccagcctgaGGTCTTCCCA GACATGCTGACCATGTTGGGGGACCAAGGGCCCAACTACAACAATGAAGAATTCCCAGAGCTGAACatattcccttctttttccGAATAA
- the ARNT gene encoding aryl hydrocarbon receptor nuclear translocator isoform X4: MAATAASAEMASDVSSLGAAVGAGSSGSGAQAGGAPRPSKRRPGLDFDDDGEGNSKFLRCDDDPMPNDKERFARENHSEIERRRRNKMTAYITELSDMVPTCSALARKPDKLTILRMAVSHMKSLRGTGNTSTDGTYKPSFLTDQELKHLILEAADGFLFIVSCETGRVVYVSDSVTPVLNQPQSEWFGSTLYEQVHPDDVGKLREQLSTSENALTGRILDLKTGTVKKEGQQSMRMCMGSRRSFICRMRCGNSSVDPVAVNRLSFMRNRCRNGLGAAKDGEPHYVVVHCTGYIKAWPPAGVSLPDDDPDAGQGSKFCLVAIGRLQVTSSPNCTDMNNVCQPTEFISRHNTEGIFTFIDHRCVATVGYQPQELLGKDIVDFCHPEDQQLLRDSFQQVVKLKGQVLSVMFRFRSKSREWLWMRTSSFTFQNPYSDEIEYIICTNTNVKNSSQESRPALANSMPRPQLGQSVSLPLDMGTAPLPSRQQQPPQAELEVGPGRESLAGYEHSQVQPVSAAGPEHSKALDKAEGLFSQERDPRFGEIFPGLSTDQSKAIPASTMPANPPLFAQGNTFTAARPAENFRSSSMVPAVNIIPQQQPSPSGRILSQISRHSTPAQVSGTTWAAGTRPVFTPQQVASQAVKTRPPSFGMGTFQGTPSSFGSMAAPGSTASPTTVPYPALASRGTGFGATEAAQTPAPFQPRADAVGMWPQWQGQHHGPGSGEQHVQQPQPSQPEVFPDMLTMLGDQGPNYNNEEFPELNIFPSFSE, encoded by the exons ggagaaCCACAGCGAGATCGAGCGCAGGAGGAGGAACAAGATGACGGCGTACATCACGGAGCTGTCGGACATGGTGCCCACGTGCAGCGCCCTGGCGCGCAAGCCGGACAAGCTGACCATCCTGCGCATGGCCGTGTCACACATGAAGTCCCTGCGGGGCACTGGCAACACCTCCACAGATGGCACCTACAAACCCTCCTTCCTCACCGACCAG gagctgaagcaCCTGATCCTGGAGGCTGCTGACGGGTTCCTGTTCATCGTGTCCTGCGAGACGGGGCGCGTGGTCTACGTGTCGGACTCGGTGACGCCGGTGCTGAACCAGCCGCAGTCCGAGTGGTTCGGCAGCACCCTGTACGAGCAGGTGCACCCCGACGACGTGGGCAAGCTGCGGGAGCAGCTCTCCACCTCCGAGAACGCCCTCACAG GTCGTATCCTTGATTTGAAGACGGGGACTGTGAAGAAGGAAGGGCAGCAGTCCATGAGGATGTGCATGGGCTCCCGGAGATCGTTCATCTGCCGAATGAG GTGTGGCAACAGCTCTGTGGATCCAGTCGCTGTCAATCGTCTCAGCTTCATGAGGAACCGCTGCAg GAATGGTTTAGGTGCAGCCAAGGATGGTGAACCTCACTACGTGGTCGTGCACTGCACGGGCTACATCAAAGCCTGGCCCCCAGCAG GTGTTTCCCTGCCTGACGATGACCCCGACGCTGGCCAGGGCAGCAAGTTTTGCCTCGTGGCCATTGGCAGGCTCCAG gTGACCAGCTCCCCCAACTGCACAGACATGAACAATGTCTGCCAGCCCACAGAATTCATCTCCAGACACAACACCGAGGGGATTTTCACCTTCATCGACCACCGGTGCGTGGCCACCGTGGGCTACCAGCCCCAG GAGCTTTTGGGGAAAGACATTGTGGATTTCTGCCATCCAGAAGACCAACAGCTTTTACGGGACAGTTTTCAACAG gtGGTGAAGTTGAAGGGCCAGGTCCTGTCAGTCATGTTCCGCTTCCGCTCCAAGAGCCGGGAGTGGCTGTGGATGAGAACCAGCTCGTTCACCTTCCAGAACCCCTACTCGGATGAGATCGAGTACATCATCTGCACCAACACCAACGTCAA GAACTCGAGCCAGGAGTCCCGGCCTGCCCTGGCAAACTCCATGCCAAGGCCTCAGCTGGGGCAGAGCGTCAGCCTTCCCCTGGACatgggcacggccccgctgccctccaG gcagcagcagccaccccaggcagagctggaagtgGGCCCAGGAAGGGAGAGCTTGGCTGGCTACGAGCACTCCCAG GTGCAGCCCGTGAGCGCCGCCGGCCCCGAGCACAGCAAGGCCCTGGACAAGGCCGAGGGCCTCTTCAGCCAGGAGCGGGACCCGCGCTTCGGGGAGATCTTCCCTGGCCTCAGCACAG ACCAGAGCAAAGCCATCCCTGCCAGCACCATGCCGGCCAACCCGCCCCTCTTCGCCCAGGGAAACACCTTCACTGCTGCACGGCCCGCTGAGAACTTCAG gagcagcagcatggTCCCTGCAGTGAACATCATCCCGCAGCAGCAGCCCTCGCCCTCCGGCCGGATCCTCTCGCAGATCTCCCGCCACTCCACGCCAGCTCAGGTCAGCGGGACcacctgggctgcagggacacggcCGGTGTTCACACCCCAG CAAGTGGCATCGCAGGCAGTGAAGACGCGGCCGCCCTCCTTTGGCATGGGCACATTCCAGGGCACGCCGTCCTCCTTCGGCTCCATGGCAGCGCCGGGATCGACGGCGTCTCCCACCACGGTGCCGTACCCGGCGCTGGCCAGCCGCGGCACCGGCTTCG GAGCCACGGAGGCAGCGCAGACCCCGGCCCCGTTCCAGCCCCGCGCCGACGCCGTGGGAATGTGGCCCCAGTGGCAGGGCCAGCACCACGGGCCAGGATCCGGGGAGCAGCAcgtgcagcagccccagcccagccagcctgaGGTCTTCCCA GACATGCTGACCATGTTGGGGGACCAAGGGCCCAACTACAACAATGAAGAATTCCCAGAGCTGAACatattcccttctttttccGAATAA